A single Drosophila ananassae strain 14024-0371.13 chromosome 3L, ASM1763931v2, whole genome shotgun sequence DNA region contains:
- the LOC26513661 gene encoding 60S ribosomal protein L38 — MPREIKEVKDFLNKARRTDARAVKIKKNPTNTKFKIRCSRFLYTLVVQDKEKADKIKQSLPPGLQVKEVK, encoded by the coding sequence ATGCCTAGAGAAATTAAGGAAGTTAAGGACTTTCTCAACAAAGCACGTCGTACCGATGCACGtgcagtaaaaataaaaaaaaacccaactAACACGAAATTTAAGATCCGCTGCTCTCGTTTCCTGTATACCCTTGTTGTGCAGGACAAAGAAAAAGCTGACAAAATAAAGCAGTCGTTACCACCAGGACTGCAAGTTAAAGAAGTCAAGTAA